In Caldisericia bacterium, the genomic stretch GGCGTCAACCATGATCCTTACCAGTTCTCTAAAAGTAATCTTGGGTTCCCAGCCCAGCTCCCTCTTCGCCTTCGTAGCATCTGCTAATAGAACCTCTACTTCGGTGGGCCGGAAATACCTGGGGTCGATCTCCACATATTCTTGCCAGTCCAAGTCCACGTAGGCAAAAGCCTCTTCCAGAAACTCTTGGACAGAATGCGCCTCACCCGTTCCAATGACGTAATCATCAGGTTTCTCTTGTTGAAGCATGAGCCACATTGCCTCGACATACTCGGGGGCATAGCCCCAGTCGCGCTTAGCTTTAAGGTTCCCTAAATAGAGTTTCTTCTGGTTGCCTGCGATGATGTTGGCAATGGCCCGCGTGATCTTGCGGGTGACGAAGGTCTCACCACGCCTGGGCGACTCGTGGTTAAACAGAATGCCGTTGCAGGCAAACAAGCCGTAACCCTCGCGGTAGTTCACCGTCATCCAGTAGGCATAGACCTTGGCGCACGCGTAGGGACTGCGGGGCATGAAAGGCGTGTTCTCGTTTTGTGGCGGGGGAGCGGCGCCGAACATCTCCGAGGAGCTCGCCTGGTAGA encodes the following:
- the gmd gene encoding GDP-mannose 4,6-dehydratase yields the protein MKKALITGITGQDGSYLAELLLAKGYEVHGLIRRASTFNTDRIDHIYQDPHEPGARLFLHYGDLTNGEQLTNLIYNVKPDEVYHLGAQSHVRVSFDMPEYTGDVTGLGTTRILEAIRRSGIKTKFYQASSSEMFGAAPPPQNENTPFMPRSPYACAKVYAYWMTVNYREGYGLFACNGILFNHESPRRGETFVTRKITRAIANIIAGNQKKLYLGNLKAKRDWGYAPEYVEAMWLMLQQEKPDDYVIGTGEAHSVQEFLEEAFAYVDLDWQEYVEIDPRYFRPTEVEVLLADATKAKRELGWEPKITFRELVRIMVDADMEAIGLTPPGEGKRILEEKFTGWHQWDNSVKAVYENARRGIE